Proteins co-encoded in one Gossypium arboreum isolate Shixiya-1 chromosome 11, ASM2569848v2, whole genome shotgun sequence genomic window:
- the LOC108473398 gene encoding TOM1-like protein 5 codes for MAAELVNSATSDKLAEMDWAKNIEICELVARDQRQAKDVVKAIKKRLGSKNPNTQLYAVLLLEMLMNNIGENVHKLVIDTGILPILVKIVKKKSDLPVRERIFLLLDATQTSLGGASGKFPQYYSAYYDLVSAGVEFPQRPHAAPSNPPTSQPIKSNTLNGELASARQEAVAKEAEPQIVPESSIIQKASNALEVLREVLDAVDAQNPEAAKDEFTLDLVEQCSFQKQRVMHLVMSSRDEKVLSRAIELNEQLQNVLIRHDSLLSGRTTVSSRPPSTLNHFNHEQEEEEPEQLFRRIRKGKACARPEDEECSREQPHVGLYGSNILGEKERLNRPLIRTLPSETSYENNAHPSAVAIPPPPAKHIERERYFQEKKVDGSAVAGHMRGLSLHSRNASSSRSSDFSD; via the exons ATGGCTGCTGAACTGGTCAATTCTGCCACAAGTGACAAATTGGCTGAGATGGACTGGGCAAAGAACATTGAAATTTGCGAGTTAGTTGCTCGAGATCAAAG GCAAGCTAAAGATGTTGTTAAAGCAATTAAGAAACGATTGGGGAGCAAAAACCCAAATACTCAATTATACGCTGTATTG CTATTGGAGATGTTGATGAACAATATTGGTGAAAATGTTCATAAGCTGGTGATTGATACAGGCATTCTCCCAATTCTTGTGAAGATAGTCAAGAAAAAG TCGGACTTACCAGTGCGAGAGAGAATTTTTTTGCTTTTGGATGCTACACAAACATCTCTTGGTGGTGCTTCTGGAAAGTTCCCTCAGTACTATTCAGCATACTACGATCTGGTG AGTGCTGGAGTAGAATTTCCTCAAAGGCCTCATGCAGCACCATCAAATCCACCTACTTCACAACCAATTAAAAGTAATACGCTTAATGGTGAACTTGCCTCCGCCAGACAAGAGGCAGTTGCAAAGGAAGCAGAGCCTCAGATTGTTCCCGAGTCCAG TATTATTCAGAAGGCTAGTAATGCGTTAGAGGTTTTAAGAGAAGTCCTTGATGCAGTTGATGCTCAAAATCCTGAG GCTGCGAAGGATGAATTTACACTTGACCTTGTGGAACAGTGTTCATTCCAGAAGCAACGAGTGATGCATCTTGTGATGAGTTCTAG GGATGAGAAGGTGCTTTCTCGAGCAATTGAATTGAATGAGCAACTCCAGAATGTTCTTATCAGACATGATTCTCTTCTTTCTGGGAGGACTACTGTTTCTAGTAGGCCGCCATCAACTCTTAATCATTTCAACCATGAACAAGAGGAAGAGGAGCCTGAGCAACTCTTTAGAAG GATACGAAAAGGGAAAGCATGTGCAAGACCGGAAGATGAAGAGTGCTCTAGAGAGCAGCCACACGTGGGTTTGTATGGATCAAACATTCTGGGAGAAAAAGAACGGCTAAACCGTCCACTTATTCGAACATTGCCTTCGGAAACATCATATGAAAACAATGCACATCCTTCAGCTGTTGCAATTCCTCCCCCTCCTGCAAAACACATTGAGAGAGAAAGGTACTTTCAGGAGAAAAAGGTTGACGGTTCTGCTGTGGCTGGTCATATGAGAGGCTTGTCATTACACAGTCGTAATGCTAGCAGTTCTCGTAGCTCCGATTTCAGTGACTAA
- the LOC108473399 gene encoding probable magnesium transporter NIPA6 has translation MYSSNLKGFILAMVSSAFIGSSFIIKKKGLRKAGVNGPRASSGGYGYLLEPLWWVGMLTMIIGEISNFVAYIYAPAVLVTPLGALSIIVSAVLAHFMLKEKLQKMGMLGCLLCIVGSTIIVLHAPEERSISSVEEIWEFATQPAFLLYTASAIATALVLILYCAPRYGQTNIIVYIGICSVIGSLTVMSIKAIGIAIKLTLEGTNQAKYFQTWIFAMVAITCIIIQLNYLNMALDTFNTAIVSPIYYALFTSFTILASAIMFKDYSGQSASSIASELCGFITVLSGTAVLHSTRDPETPLITDLYTPLSPKVSWYIQGNGELWKQKDEDESSPSFITILRQDYFK, from the exons ATGTACTCCAGCAATCTCAAGGGCTTTATTCTGGCGATGGTCTCTAGCGCCTTCATTGGCTCCAGCTTTATCATCAAGAAAAAGGGTCTCCGAAAGGCCGGTGTCAACGGCCCCCGTGCTA GTTCTGGTGGATATGGCTACTTGTTGGAGCCGCTCTGGTGGGTTGGCATGCTTACTA TGATTATCGGGGAGATTTCCAATTTCGTTGCTTATATCTATGCACCTGCTGTTTTGGTAACGCCTCTTGGTGCTTTGAGTATCATCGTTAg TGCTGTTTTAGCACATTTCATGTTAAAGGAGAAACTGCAGAAAATGGGAATGTTGGGATGCCTTTTGTGCATAGTAGGTTCGACAATCATTGTGCTTCATGCTCCCGAGGAGCGTTCTATTAGCTCAGTTGAAGAAATTTGGGAATTTGCTACTCAACCAG CCTTTCTTTTGTATACAGCTTCAGCAATAGCTACTGCGTTGGTACTAATTTTGTATTGTGCACCTCGTTATGGTCAAACTAACATAATCGTGTATATTGGAATATGCTCAGTAATTGGATCATTGACG GTAATGAGCATAAAAGCAATTGGTATTGCAATAAAGCTAACATTGGAGGGCACAAATCAGGCCAAATACTTCCAGACTTGGATCTTTGCAATGGTTGCAATTACCTGTATcattattcaattaaattatcTAAATATG GCATTGGATACTTTCAACACGGCAATTGTTTCTCCTATTTATTATGCACTGTTCACTTCTTTCACAATTTTAGCGAGTGCAATAATGTTTAAG GACTACTCTGGTCAAAGTGCTAGCAGCATAGCATCTGAACTTTGTGGTTTCATAACAGTGTTATCTGGGACTGCTGTATTGCATAGTACAAGAGATCCAGAGACTCCTCTTATCACAG ATCTATACACCCCATTATCTCCAAAAGTATCATGGTACATCCAAGGCAATGGGGAACTGTGGAAGCAGAAAGATGAAGATGAATCATCCCCTAGCTTTATCACAATTCTCCGGCAAGACTATTTCAAGTAA
- the LOC108472913 gene encoding uncharacterized protein LOC108472913 has protein sequence MGIKILNPWWFRLLRNHFSCLHRHLHHHHHHHHEPPRTIKVINCDGVVKIYDRPVHVSELLIEFPKHMICRSDSFYIGQKIPPLSMDDKLHFGHDYFLLPQQAFQSALSFVTIASFANARYSSSRESGNAMLKKAAACQPFHIEKSASGCLRLRVSDEFIRQLMEESNVKEGSGDESCSRICTTPQLQKQYASLVGSRHWKPTLETIKEKKKKRRRISFGMKRKNKSVLKNNVKSHRSSSQQHHGDVITCAKPQSKPKIKSKIKSSRKL, from the coding sequence ATGGGCATCAAAATTCTAAATCCATGGTGGTTTCGGTTATTGAGAAACCATTTCTCCTGTCTCCACCGCcacctccaccaccaccaccatcacCACCACGAGCCGCCTCGAACGATCAAGGTCATCAACTGTGATGGGGTCGTCAAGATCTACGACCGTCCGGTTCATGTTTCCGAGCTATTGATCGAGTTCCCTAAGCACATGATTTGCCGTTCCGATTCGTTTTACATAGGCCAAAAGATCCCGCCTCTTTCCATGGACGACAAGCTCCACTTCGGCCACGATTACTTCCTTCTCCCTCAACAGGCTTTCCAGTCAGCTTTATCGTTCGTCACCATCGCCTCTTTCGCCAACGCCAGATATTCGTCGTCTCGGGAATCGGGAAACGCGATGTTGAAGAAGGCCGCCGCTTGCCAACCTTTCCACATCGAGAAGAGCGCGTCTGGGTGTTTAAGGTTACGGGTTTCCGATGAGTTTATACGTCAGTTAATGGAAGAAAGTAACGTGAAAGAGGGAAGTGGTGATGAGAGTTGCAGTAGAATATGCACCACCCCTCAGTTACAGAAACAGTACGCATCGCTCGTTGGTTCACGCCATTGGAAACCCACGCTGGAGACGattaaggagaagaagaagaagaggaggagGATTTCATTTGGAATGAAGAGAAAAAATAAATCGGTGTTGAAGAACAACGTAAAGAGCCATCGATCATCATCTCAGCAGCATCACGGTGATGTAATCACTTGTGCAAAGCCTCAGTCGAAGCCCAAGATTAAGTCTAAGATTAAATCATCAAGAAAATTATGA